agacctcagagcacactttcaccgagttcgccacgatcaaggagcgactttttcaagaatggtgtgcctctcggaaggtggagaccaaggaagacctcgagcagctgattctgctcgaggacttcaaggattgtttgtctggagatctgaagacgtacctagaggaacagcaggtagagaccttgagtgcggcagccaccatggctgaagagtatatcctgactcataggccatcTGCTAGGAACGTCCCGAAGACCTATTCAAGATATCCAACCAAACATAGACCGGAAGATAGAACTGCCCCTCGAAGTGTCGTCAAGCCAACCTCAGATAGTCCTCGGACGATTAGTCCTAAAAGGGATGTATTGTGTTGGACCTGCGGCAAGAGAGGACATATTGCTGCAAGGTGTCGTGGCAGTACAGGTAATAATCCCCGTAGGGAAGTCATGCTGATGAACAGTATAGTACCACCGACATCCACCCTGGAGATGAGGAAGGGATTGTTCGCCCCGTATATCTCCCAAGGGTATGTAACCAGCGGCCTTTCAGGTACGCCTGTGGTAATACTTAGAGACAGTGGAGTGGCCCAGTCTCTAATTCTGGAAACATCATTACCCGAAGGTATATCGGCGAATGAGATGCAGAAGGTAATCCTGGGTGGATTCCCTTCCACCTTGTACGTTGCCCCATTGGTACAAGTACATCTAGACTCTCAGCACTTCAAAGGTGAGTGTCGGTTGGCTGTGGTGGATAGTCTTCCCATAGAGGGAATTGACGTAATATTAGCCAATGACTTACCCCTAGGATTGTTACCCAACTGTCCCCTGGTAGTGGAGAATCCAGGACGTGAAGAGACCAGTCCCATCGCAGCAGTGCAAACCAGGTCTCAGGCGCACCTCCATGCACCACTAGATCTAAACACTTTGTTTGACTCTCCTCCTATCCCACAGGTTACGAGTAGCCATACACCAGTCCCGCCCGTCCAGATGCCGGTTCCTGAACACTGGACTCGAGCCCATCTGATAGAGGAACAGAAGAAGGACCCTCAGGTACGGAAGTTGGCCGACACCGTAGACACTCCTGCGAAAGGAggggatctgtatgtgtggtcaaATGATGTACTGTGTCGCCGGCATCCTCCGAAATATCCCCAGTCAAGTGCGGTAGGTGATCAGATAGTCGTCCCAGCCGTGTTCAGATCTAAGCTGTTAGAAACAGCCCATGCTAATAGATTTGCTGGACATGGTGGGATCTCTAAGACTTTCCAACGCCTAGCCAAGGGCTTCTACTGGCCGCATATGAAGGAGGACGTACGTCGTTTCTGCAAGACCTGCCACGCCTGCCAGGTGGCCGGGAAAGCAAACCAGCCTGTCCCCAAAGCCCATTTATACCCCATTCCATCAATAGGTGAGCCCTTCGAACACCTTATCTTGGATATAGTAGGCCCTCTTCCACCTGCTACTTCAGGGGTACAGTATTTGCTAACAATActagatcgggttagtaggtacccagaagcgatCCCCCTTAAGACCATCACAGCTAGGGTTTTGGTGAAACAACTGCTCTGGTTCATCTCACGATACGGTCTTCCCAAGACTATTCAGACGGACCAGGGATCTAACTTCATGTCCCATTTGTTTCGCCAACAGATCGCCGACCTGGGAATCCAGCAGATAACCTCtagtgcctaccatcccgagtcTCAAGGAGCTTTGGAACGTTTTCACCAGACGTTGAAGGGCATGCTTCGGAAGTTTTGCTACGACAGGCAGAATAAGTGGGTTGAAGAACTGCCCTACTTCCTATTTGCGGTAAGATCAGTGCCCAATGAATCCCTAGGAATCTCCCCATTCGAGATGATCTTTGGTCACTCAGTAAGAGGTCCCTTAGAAGTGGCACGAGAACATTGGCTGGACGCGGAAACCAACGAGGATATGGTGGACTGGTTGTCTACAAATAAAGGACGGCTGTTCTCAGACTGGGAGATGGCTACAAGGAACTTGGACAATACACAGAGAACTATCAAGAGCAGGTACGATAGGAGGACCAAGCAAAGGGAGTTTCAAGTAGGAGATCTGGTTTTGGTATGTACTCCTACAATAACTGGAAGTTTGAGCGCCAGATTCGTAGGTCCCTACCCGGTTGTAAAGAAGGTTACTAACCTCAATTACCTTCTGAGTACTCCAGACCGTCGTAAGAAAGAAACTCTGGTTCATGTTAATATGATCAAGAGATACGAGGGGCAGAATACACTCCCCGTAACCTTAGTGACCACTAATGACGacattgaggaggaagaggaggtgttgACTAACTCAGACATTCTGTTAAACTTGCAGGCAAAGTTGACACACGTGGCCGAAGGACATCAATCATCATTGCTGCAGATGATCCGGCAATACAAGCCTATCTTCGACGATGTTCCAGGATTAACATCTGTCTTGAGGCATGATGTCGAGCTGGAGGAAGGCGTCCGACCTATAAAGCAACACCCGTACCGTCTCAACCCACTGAAGAAACGGGTGGTGAAAGAGGAGGTAGATTACATGCTGAAGCACCATCTGATAGCCCCGAGCTCGAGCCCATGGTCATCTCCGATACTACTAGTGCCCAAACCTGGTAAGAAATACCGTCTTTGTATTGATTATCGCCAGGTGAATAAGGTCACTGTAGCAGATACTTATCCTCTTCCCAGAGTAGAGGAATGTCTGGATGCCATAGGTAGAGCCCGGTACCTGACAAAATTTGATCTGTTCAAAGGCTATTGGCAAGTTCCCCTCACGGAAAAAGCCAAACCCATATCGGCATTTGTGACTCCCGACGGGCTAtttgaatgtcaggtgatgccattcgggatgaaaaacgcagcctccactttccagagactgatgggtactgtgttgcgtgacgtggaaaacaccttagtctacatcgatgatgtattaatatatgatgtaGATTGGCAGGATCATCTGCGTCACATAGAGGATTTCTTCAAGGCCATGCTCCAGTCAGGATTGGTGGTCAACCTACATAAATCTGAGTTTGCCAGAACCTCTGTCATCTTCCTAGGTCATAAGGttggaggaggatggattgcgccGAAGGCCAGCAAGATCGAGGCAATAGTCCAGTATCCTACGCCAGCTACCAGGAAGGACATCTTACGTTTCCTTGGTATGGCTGGGTTTTATCGTAAGTTTGTCCCTAATTTTTCCTCTATCGCCGCCCCCCTGACCAATCTGTTGAAGAAGGGGGTAAAGTTAATATGGAATGAGAATTGCCAGAAGGCATTCGAGAGTCTCAAAGCAATTCTGATCTCTTCTCCAATCCTCAGGTCCCCGAGCTTTGAGGATAGATTCATCCTGACGGTCGACGCCTCTGACTATGGCCTGGGCTCCGTTTTATCCCAGACGGACGAGAAGGGGGTAGAACATCCGGTGGCCTATCATTCTAAGAAGTTCACCCCCAGCCAGCTGAATTACTCGGTCATAGAAAAGGAAACGTTGGCCTTGATTAATTCCGTCCAGCACTTTGAGGTGTATCTAACAAGCAATGGTCATCCTATATTAGTACGGACCGACCATAATCCTCTAAAGTTCCTGGCTCAG
The sequence above is a segment of the Procambarus clarkii isolate CNS0578487 unplaced genomic scaffold, FALCON_Pclarkii_2.0 HiC_scaffold_127, whole genome shotgun sequence genome. Coding sequences within it:
- the LOC138360887 gene encoding uncharacterized protein, with product MAEEYILTHRPSARNVPKTYSRYPTKHRPEDRTAPRSVVKPTSDSPRTISPKRDVLCWTCGKRGHIAARCRGSTGNNPRREVMLMNSIVPPTSTLEMRKGLFAPYISQGYVTSGLSGTPVVILRDSGVAQSLILETSLPEGISANEMQKVILGGFPSTLYVAPLVQVHLDSQHFKGECRLAVVDSLPIEGIDVILANDLPLGLLPNCPLVVENPGREETSPIAAVQTRSQAHLHAPLDLNTLFDSPPIPQVTSSHTPVPPVQMPVPEHWTRAHLIEEQKKDPQVRKLADTVDTPAKGGDLYVWSNDVLCRRHPPKYPQSSAVGDQIVVPAVFRSKLLETAHANRFAGHGGISKTFQRLAKGFYWPHMKEDVRRFCKTCHACQVAGKANQPVPKAHLYPIPSIGEPFEHLILDIVGPLPPATSGVQYLLTILDRVSRYPEAIPLKTITARVLVKQLLWFISRYGLPKTIQTDQGSNFMSHLFRQQIADLGIQQITSSAYHPESQGALERFHQTLKGMLRKFCYDRQNKWVEELPYFLFAVRSVPNESLGISPFEMIFGHSVRGPLEVAREHWLDAETNEDMVDWLSTNKGRLFSDWEMATRNLDNTQRTIKSRYDRRTKQREFQVGDLVLVCTPTITGSLSARFVGPYPVVKKVTNLNYLLSTPDRRKKETLVHVNMIKRYEGQNTLPVTLVTTNDDIEEEEEVLTNSDILLNLQAKLTHVAEGHQSSLLQMIRQYKPIFDDVPGLTSVLRHDVELEEGVRPIKQHPYRLNPLKKRVVKEEVDYMLKHHLIAPSSSPWSSPILLVPKPGKKYRLCIDYRQVNKVTVADTYPLPRVEECLDAIGRARYLTKFDLFKGYWQVPLTEKAKPISAFVTPDGLFECQVMPFGMKNAASTFQRLMGTVLRDVENTLVYIDDVLIYDVDWQDHLRHIEDFFKAMLQSGLVVNLHKSEFARTSVIFLGHKVGGGWIAPKASKIEAIVQYPTPATRKDILRFLGMAGFYRKFVPNFSSIAAPLTNLLKKGVKLIWNENCQKAFESLKAILISSPILRSPSFEDRFILTVDASDYGLGSVLSQTDEKGVEHPVAYHSKKFTPSQLNYSVIEKETLALINSVQHFEVYLTSNGHPILVRTDHNPLKFLAQFRQKNLRLTRWSLHLQQYPLQIEHIKGVDNVVADALSRI